The genomic interval CCCACGAGAAATGACGCCTTGGCGAGGGAGTCGCCGACTCCGAACGCGGACAGCAGGACGAAACGGTCGACGCCGGAGGTCTTCGCGGACTCGATGACCGCGCGGACCATGTCGGTGATCAGCGTCGGGGTCTCGCCGGCGCTCTTCACTCCGAGTGTGCTGATGATCGCGTCGTGGCCGTGGGCCGCCTTCGCGATCACGGCGGCGTCGGTGACGTCACCGGTGACGAGGTGAGCGCGCGGGTCGACGGACGAGCCGGCCCGCCGAACGACGGCGGTGACCTCGTGTCCCTCGTCGAGCGCCTTCTTGACGAACAGGGCACCAGTGCGCCCGGTCCCTCCAAGGACAAGAAACTTCACGGTACTTCCCTCTCTGGATTCCGTCAGGATTATTGACAATGTAGTCAGCTTAGCTGACGAAGTCAAACCGACGTCGAACGCCTGCCAGGTGCGCAAATCGCGTGATACTCCCTGCACCTGCCGCTGTTGCCAGCAGCTCGAACGCATGACTATGGTAGTCATGAAAGCTGACCAGTTGGCAGACCGAGAGCAAAGGACCACCACCCATGATCTTGATCACCGGAGCCACCGGCACCGTCGGTTCGGAAGCCGTCAAAGCGCTGCTTCCCGCCCAGGCCGGTCGCCTGCGGGTCCTCACCCGCGA from Catenulispora sp. EB89 carries:
- a CDS encoding NAD(P)-dependent oxidoreductase, with the translated sequence MKFLVLGGTGRTGALFVKKALDEGHEVTAVVRRAGSSVDPRAHLVTGDVTDAAVIAKAAHGHDAIISTLGVKSAGETPTLITDMVRAVIESAKTSGVDRFVLLSAFGVGDSLAKASFLVGPLFRTMLRKTYADKAASEVLLKASGLKWTLEYPGALNNGDSTRYSTAVLEDVKKTPIFPSTSRTNVAEFLLRAAVGDAFIRQIAVVFDAK